The proteins below come from a single Syntrophales bacterium genomic window:
- the recQ gene encoding DNA helicase RecQ: MTDRAKTILGDVFGYDEFRPLQREIIGNVLKKRDTLVIMPTGGGKSLCYQIPALIFKGLTVVVSPLISLMKDQVEQLAELDVPAIFLNSSLSNEEYNRNVERLMKNGVKLLYLAPEALLTPRMLSLLSSLRVDCLAIDEAHCISEWGHDFRPEYRQLVAVRSRFPSATRIALTATATPRVQEDIKSNLNFDASNEFIASFNRENLFIQITPKSKPVSQTIEFLEKYPDQSGIIYCFSRKQVDDLYEILKSKGYSVRPYHAGLSDVKRTRNQELFIRDDVQIIVATIAFGMGINKPNVRFVIHFDLPKNIDTYYQEIGRAGRDGLSAHCLLLFSYADIRKIKYFINQKDDNEQRIANIHLNAMLQFTETEVCRRRPLLTYFGEDYSTEKCDMCDNCLAGERKFVDITVPAQKFLSCVKRTDEVFGANHIIDVLRGSQSQKVLKFGHQNLSTHGIGKEYSRKQWFHLARQFIQKGLMTQDAEYGGLKLTGKAYDVFKGNEIVLGRLEEEHIEDRKGKGKEYEYDRVLFEKLRKKRKELADKAGIPPYVIFPDKTLIEMAAFFPRSQESLLHIHGVGSVKYKKYGTIFLDIIDGYCREHHK; this comes from the coding sequence ATGACAGACAGGGCAAAAACTATTCTCGGAGATGTGTTCGGATATGATGAATTCAGGCCTCTTCAAAGAGAAATTATAGGAAATGTTCTCAAGAAAAGAGACACGCTCGTTATTATGCCTACGGGAGGGGGGAAATCGCTCTGTTATCAAATCCCCGCCCTCATTTTTAAGGGTTTGACCGTTGTTGTTTCGCCCCTGATTTCGCTGATGAAGGATCAGGTGGAACAATTAGCGGAACTTGATGTCCCTGCGATATTCCTGAACAGTTCATTGTCTAATGAAGAATATAACCGCAATGTAGAACGTTTGATGAAAAACGGGGTCAAATTGCTTTACCTTGCCCCGGAAGCCCTTCTAACACCGAGGATGCTGTCGCTGCTTTCCTCGCTCCGGGTTGATTGTCTGGCAATAGATGAAGCCCATTGTATTTCGGAATGGGGGCACGATTTTCGACCGGAATACAGGCAGCTTGTAGCAGTCAGGTCTCGTTTCCCTTCTGCCACGCGTATCGCTCTTACGGCAACGGCGACACCGAGAGTTCAGGAAGATATAAAAAGCAACCTTAATTTTGATGCTTCAAATGAATTTATCGCCAGCTTTAACAGGGAAAACCTGTTCATTCAGATCACCCCGAAAAGCAAGCCGGTCTCACAAACCATAGAATTTCTCGAGAAGTATCCGGATCAATCGGGCATTATTTACTGTTTTTCCCGCAAACAGGTGGATGATCTGTATGAGATATTGAAAAGCAAGGGGTATTCCGTCAGGCCCTATCATGCCGGATTATCCGACGTAAAGCGCACACGAAATCAGGAATTGTTTATCAGGGATGATGTGCAGATTATAGTTGCCACAATCGCCTTCGGAATGGGGATCAATAAACCCAATGTCCGCTTCGTTATTCATTTTGATCTTCCTAAAAATATTGATACCTACTATCAGGAAATCGGTCGAGCCGGACGCGATGGATTAAGTGCCCATTGCCTGTTATTGTTCAGCTATGCTGATATTCGGAAAATCAAGTATTTCATAAACCAGAAAGACGATAATGAACAACGAATTGCCAACATCCATCTCAATGCCATGTTGCAATTTACCGAAACAGAGGTGTGCCGCCGCCGGCCTCTCCTGACATATTTCGGAGAAGATTATTCTACTGAAAAATGTGATATGTGCGACAACTGCCTGGCGGGAGAAAGAAAGTTTGTGGATATTACCGTTCCGGCCCAGAAGTTTCTCTCATGCGTAAAGCGGACAGATGAGGTATTCGGAGCGAATCACATCATTGATGTTCTGCGCGGCTCACAATCACAGAAGGTATTGAAGTTCGGACACCAGAATCTGTCAACTCATGGCATCGGAAAAGAGTATTCAAGAAAACAGTGGTTTCATCTTGCGCGGCAATTTATTCAGAAAGGCTTAATGACCCAGGACGCGGAGTACGGGGGTCTGAAGCTTACCGGAAAGGCATATGATGTTTTTAAAGGCAACGAAATTGTTCTCGGAAGACTCGAGGAAGAGCATATCGAGGACAGAAAGGGAAAAGGAAAGGAGTACGAGTATGATCGTGTTCTGTTTGAAAAGCTGAGGAAGAAGCGGAAGGAACTTGCCGATAAAGCCGGTATTCCGCCCTATGTCATTTTCCCGGATAAAACATTGATAGAAATGGCGGCATTTTTCCCACGGTCCCAAGAAAGCCTGCTTCATATTCATGGTGTCGGATCGGTAAAGTATAAAAAATACGGTACGATCTTTCTGGATATCATCGATGGATACTGCCGTGAGCATCATAAATAA
- a CDS encoding type II toxin-antitoxin system HicB family antitoxin has translation MKAEFTAIIEAAPEGGFWAICPEVPGANGQGETIEETKVSLRQAIELILEDRKADILRGLPEDAIQDTVMIG, from the coding sequence ATGAAGGCAGAATTTACAGCAATCATAGAAGCCGCACCCGAGGGCGGCTTTTGGGCTATCTGTCCGGAGGTGCCTGGTGCCAACGGACAGGGCGAGACGATAGAGGAAACCAAGGTTAGTCTGCGTCAGGCTATTGAATTGATCTTGGAGGATCGCAAGGCTGACATTCTCCGAGGGCTGCCCGAGGATGCTATCCAAGACACGGTGATGATTGGATGA
- a CDS encoding type II toxin-antitoxin system HicA family toxin — MKRRDLERRLRIAGCYLKREGASHSLWINPKNGAMEAVPRHAEIKEPLAKKILKNLNAD, encoded by the coding sequence ATGAAACGACGAGACTTGGAGCGAAGGTTGAGAATCGCGGGTTGCTATCTGAAACGGGAAGGAGCCTCGCATTCACTTTGGATTAATCCGAAGAACGGAGCGATGGAAGCTGTCCCCCGGCACGCCGAGATCAAAGAACCATTGGCAAAGAAGATTTTGAAGAATCTCAATGCAGATTAA